Proteins found in one Pseudoxanthomonas sp. SL93 genomic segment:
- a CDS encoding DUF4375 domain-containing protein: protein MDKNDFLIELSESDRTAYGRVDFAAKTAQQQIFSAVWALESQVNGGGFESFFENEDPALVAFAPEALQTIGAVTCADIVRRAASAAPGLLDDLDSEFYAYPDDLTDLLYKYVAANPDAFGPATGGA, encoded by the coding sequence ATGGACAAGAACGACTTCCTCATCGAACTCTCCGAAAGTGACCGCACAGCTTACGGTCGTGTTGATTTCGCAGCCAAAACAGCGCAGCAGCAGATTTTCTCAGCTGTCTGGGCGCTTGAGAGCCAAGTCAATGGTGGCGGCTTCGAGAGCTTCTTCGAGAACGAAGACCCTGCCTTGGTCGCATTCGCACCAGAAGCGCTGCAGACAATCGGAGCGGTCACCTGCGCGGATATAGTCCGTCGTGCCGCCTCCGCGGCTCCTGGCCTGTTGGATGACCTCGACTCTGAGTTCTATGCTTACCCAGACGATCTGACTGACTTGCTATACAAGTACGTAGCGGCCAACCCAGATGCATTCGGTCCCGCCACGGGCGGGGCCTAA
- a CDS encoding DUF3658 domain-containing protein, with the protein MTPADDQDDPPLDADDLRAVAALTQDDLLAIDRAILASSSANWRKVALVVAVAMDAYPDQYYDVPDVFYSQRLRDLVSAGHLEAQGNLYRMRFSEVRLTLAGLDSEA; encoded by the coding sequence ATGACTCCAGCCGACGACCAAGATGATCCGCCGCTTGATGCGGACGATCTGCGGGCGGTTGCCGCGCTCACTCAGGATGACCTTCTTGCCATAGATCGAGCCATTCTGGCCAGTAGTAGCGCAAACTGGCGAAAAGTCGCCCTTGTTGTAGCTGTCGCAATGGACGCATATCCGGACCAGTACTACGACGTTCCAGATGTCTTCTACAGCCAACGCCTCAGAGATCTAGTCTCGGCTGGCCATCTGGAGGCGCAGGGCAATCTGTACCGCATGCGTTTCAGTGAGGTTCGCCTTACTCTCGCCGGCCTCGACAGTGAGGCCTAA
- a CDS encoding integron integrase, protein MDQVSLVCRRRHLSRRTEQAYRFWIRRYIHFHGRQHPRVVGTSGIVAFINHLAAVGGVAASTQSQALNALLFLYRDVLEVEVGHLDGLRRVQRRDRLPVVLSMDEVVAALAQMEGITALMAHLLYGSGLRVTECMTLRVKDVDLEAGLIHVRAGKGGKDRTTLLPDRLRSRLGRQLVGVAKLHKQDLARGAGFAPLPNALQRKYPSASQSLAWQFLFPSRVVRACPQTGRRLRWHASESGVQMAFKNAVRQAGIVKHASVHTLRHSFATHLLAAGTDIRTIQLLLGHRNLKTTMIYTHVEHAVRKTLSPLDRLHVP, encoded by the coding sequence ATGGACCAGGTGTCCCTGGTCTGCCGCCGCCGACATCTGAGCCGCCGTACCGAGCAGGCCTATCGGTTCTGGATTCGTAGGTACATCCATTTCCATGGCCGCCAGCATCCGCGCGTCGTTGGCACCAGTGGCATCGTGGCTTTCATAAATCACCTTGCCGCCGTAGGGGGTGTTGCGGCCTCCACACAGTCCCAGGCCCTCAACGCCCTGTTGTTCCTCTATCGAGATGTCCTTGAGGTGGAGGTTGGCCATCTGGATGGTCTACGGCGCGTCCAACGCAGGGATCGCCTGCCGGTTGTCTTGAGCATGGATGAGGTGGTGGCAGCTCTGGCGCAGATGGAAGGTATTACTGCCCTGATGGCACACCTGCTCTACGGGTCCGGGCTACGGGTCACCGAGTGCATGACCCTCAGGGTCAAGGACGTGGACCTCGAGGCTGGGCTGATTCATGTCAGAGCGGGAAAAGGGGGCAAGGACCGTACCACCCTGCTGCCTGATCGCCTCCGGTCTCGGCTTGGGCGCCAGCTGGTGGGAGTGGCCAAGCTGCATAAGCAAGACCTTGCGCGCGGCGCCGGCTTTGCTCCTCTGCCCAATGCGCTGCAGCGAAAGTACCCAAGCGCCAGCCAGAGCCTGGCTTGGCAGTTCCTGTTTCCGTCTCGCGTTGTGCGGGCTTGCCCTCAGACAGGTCGTCGACTCCGCTGGCATGCGTCTGAGTCTGGAGTGCAGATGGCATTTAAGAATGCGGTGCGCCAAGCCGGCATCGTCAAGCACGCCTCGGTTCACACCCTACGTCATTCGTTTGCCACTCACTTGCTGGCAGCCGGCACGGACATTCGGACCATCCAACTATTGCTCGGTCACCGAAATCTCAAGACGACCATGATCTACACGCATGTGGAGCATGCCGTCCGCAAGACGCTGAGCCCGCTTGACCGGTTGCACGTACCCTGA